In Yersinia enterocolitica subsp. enterocolitica, one DNA window encodes the following:
- the dppD gene encoding dipeptide ABC transporter ATP-binding protein, protein MALLNVDKLSVHFGDEGAPFKAVDRISYSIEQGQVVGIVGESGSGKSVSSLAIMGLIDYPGKVMADKLEFNGRDLTKISEKERRQLVGAEVAMIFQDPMTSLNPCYTVGFQIMEALKVHQGGNRKTRHQRAVDLLTLVGIPDPASRLDVYPHQLSGGMSQRVMIAMAIACKPKLLIADEPTTALDVTIQAQIIELLLELQQRENMALLLITHDLALVAEAAHHIIVMYAGQVVETGKSSEIFRAPRHPYTQALLRALPEFAQDKARLASLPGVVPGKYDRPEGCLLNPRCPYANDRCRREEPELLGPAGRQVKCHTPLDDAGRPTL, encoded by the coding sequence ATGGCACTTTTAAATGTAGATAAATTGTCGGTGCATTTCGGTGACGAAGGTGCGCCGTTCAAAGCCGTAGACCGTATCAGTTACAGCATTGAGCAAGGTCAGGTGGTCGGAATTGTCGGTGAATCTGGCTCTGGTAAATCAGTCAGTTCATTGGCAATCATGGGGCTGATTGATTACCCCGGAAAAGTGATGGCCGATAAGCTGGAATTTAATGGCCGCGATCTGACCAAGATTTCTGAAAAAGAGCGACGTCAATTAGTGGGCGCGGAAGTGGCGATGATCTTCCAAGACCCGATGACCAGCCTTAACCCGTGCTATACCGTCGGTTTCCAGATAATGGAAGCGCTGAAGGTACATCAGGGCGGCAATCGTAAAACGCGTCATCAGCGGGCGGTGGATTTGCTGACATTGGTGGGTATTCCTGACCCGGCGTCGCGTTTGGATGTGTATCCGCATCAGCTTTCCGGTGGGATGAGCCAGCGCGTGATGATTGCTATGGCCATTGCATGCAAGCCAAAACTGCTGATCGCCGATGAGCCGACAACCGCGCTGGATGTGACCATTCAGGCGCAAATTATTGAGTTACTACTGGAATTACAGCAGCGCGAAAATATGGCGCTGTTGCTGATTACGCATGACCTGGCACTGGTGGCTGAGGCGGCTCATCATATTATTGTGATGTATGCCGGTCAGGTGGTGGAAACCGGTAAATCGTCGGAAATCTTCCGTGCGCCACGCCATCCATACACTCAGGCGTTGTTGCGGGCGTTACCGGAGTTTGCACAGGATAAAGCGCGGTTAGCATCATTACCGGGTGTGGTTCCGGGTAAATATGACCGCCCTGAAGGTTGTCTGCTTAACCCGCGTTGCCCGTATGCCAATGATCGCTGTCGCCGTGAAGAACCTGAACTGTTGGGGCCAGCGGGGCGTCAGGTTAAATGCCATACACCGCTTGATGATGCGGGGAGGCCGACCCTATGA
- the bcsF gene encoding cellulose biosynthesis protein BcsF — protein sequence MNLNDIWQILLLGAIIFFPLGYMARRWFPRWWEKKQHLFLSARYLKSEGIWLRDGSSSQTKK from the coding sequence ATGAATCTCAATGATATTTGGCAAATTCTGTTGCTGGGGGCCATTATTTTTTTCCCGCTGGGCTATATGGCCCGCCGCTGGTTTCCGCGGTGGTGGGAGAAAAAACAGCATTTATTCTTATCCGCGCGCTATTTAAAATCAGAAGGGATCTGGTTGCGTGATGGCTCATCTTCACAGACTAAGAAATAA
- the bcsQ gene encoding cellulose biosynthesis protein BcsQ yields the protein MPVLALQGIRGGIGTTSVIAALAWALQQLDESVLVIDFSPDNLLRLHFNMSFEQSRGWARAEVDGEGWQQGAMRYAEKLDLLPFGQLTQAENEQLSASLQQHPRQWQENLSRLLANASYRWILLDIPVGDSAFTRQALALADQTLILIHADASCHIRLHQQNLPAGCHFLLNQFSASSRLQQDLHQLWLQSLDSLLPIFIHRDEAMAEALAAKQPLGEYSAQSLAAEEVMTLANWCLINAVESDL from the coding sequence ATGCCGGTATTGGCATTACAAGGCATCAGAGGGGGCATTGGTACCACCTCGGTAATCGCGGCTCTGGCATGGGCGTTACAGCAACTGGATGAGTCGGTTTTGGTGATCGATTTTTCACCGGATAATTTACTGCGATTGCACTTTAACATGAGTTTTGAGCAATCCCGTGGTTGGGCTAGGGCTGAAGTGGATGGCGAAGGCTGGCAGCAAGGGGCGATGCGCTATGCCGAGAAGCTGGATTTGTTACCGTTCGGCCAATTAACTCAAGCTGAAAATGAACAACTTAGCGCGTCTTTGCAGCAACATCCTCGTCAATGGCAGGAGAATCTGTCCCGATTGCTTGCCAATGCGAGCTATCGCTGGATTCTGTTGGATATCCCCGTCGGTGATAGCGCATTCACCCGTCAGGCACTGGCGCTGGCTGATCAAACCCTGATTCTGATTCATGCAGATGCCAGTTGCCATATCCGCCTGCATCAGCAAAATTTGCCTGCCGGCTGCCATTTTTTACTTAATCAGTTCTCTGCCAGCAGCCGTTTACAACAGGATTTACATCAGCTCTGGCTGCAAAGTCTGGATAGCTTATTACCCATATTTATTCATCGCGACGAAGCAATGGCCGAAGCATTGGCAGCCAAACAGCCATTGGGTGAATACAGCGCGCAAAGTTTGGCGGCAGAAGAAGTGATGACTCTGGCAAATTGGTGCCTGATTAATGCTGTGGAAAGCGATCTATGA
- the bcsE gene encoding cellulose biosynthesis protein BcsE — MSRSFSLGVRKIWDELAIMQAPGFYWVNIERQVDANLFCQQLIRSQPENTRAALICSGQKPESLLSNIAHSGPSKLPLFTLPAQKNALKYLTHDLMRSLRPQQRLFILFAPANLWQTFTSEEMQRWLQHIQQWLEAQSCTLLVICHSTGINKIKNQLVSQHRYLQGLANLQWQQDNAQYVVSWWSTAKGVTANQLVLLEADDQGWSMADEIQQALPQSRNDEHLYLAETSILEGAPPLSTHWQLLESNTSLAQRAMTAHAATLIFALNQSEQIDEMAHQIHNIRRQRGNTVKIVVREMHASLRYSDERLLLACGANLIVPHVAPLSRFLTMLEGIQGQRFSRHVPQDINALLEALRPLQLKGYLPPTEFYQSVLQLMNNTLLPENGKGVLVALRAVPGLQARQALTLCHLRRYGDVVTVSDNRLLLFLSTCRINDLDTALSHIFRLPVAEAFSNRLVWYQDQEIISEMNRMMNTPEAWQSTGDKKTYKQEVDMPEQAERTRRTPVPLTLNTGHRQETLS; from the coding sequence ATGTCACGATCTTTCTCATTAGGTGTTCGAAAAATCTGGGATGAATTAGCCATAATGCAGGCTCCCGGGTTCTATTGGGTCAATATTGAGCGTCAAGTTGATGCCAATTTATTTTGCCAGCAGCTTATTCGTAGCCAACCTGAAAATACCCGGGCAGCATTGATTTGTTCAGGGCAAAAACCTGAAAGTCTCCTGAGTAATATCGCCCATTCTGGCCCCAGTAAATTACCGTTATTTACCTTACCGGCTCAAAAAAACGCCTTAAAATATTTAACTCATGATTTAATGCGCTCGCTACGCCCACAACAGCGACTCTTCATTCTGTTTGCGCCCGCGAATCTGTGGCAAACCTTTACCAGCGAAGAGATGCAGCGGTGGCTCCAGCATATTCAGCAATGGCTGGAGGCCCAGAGCTGCACATTACTGGTGATTTGTCATAGCACTGGCATTAATAAAATCAAAAATCAGTTGGTCAGTCAGCACCGTTATTTACAAGGTTTGGCTAATCTGCAATGGCAGCAGGATAACGCACAATATGTGGTTTCTTGGTGGAGCACGGCAAAAGGAGTGACCGCCAACCAATTGGTTTTGCTCGAAGCCGACGACCAAGGCTGGAGCATGGCGGATGAAATCCAGCAAGCCCTGCCGCAATCACGCAATGATGAACATCTGTATTTAGCAGAAACCAGCATCCTGGAAGGCGCTCCTCCCCTTTCTACCCACTGGCAGTTGCTGGAATCAAATACCTCTCTGGCCCAGCGCGCAATGACGGCGCATGCCGCAACACTTATTTTTGCGCTGAATCAGAGTGAGCAAATTGATGAAATGGCGCATCAAATCCACAACATCCGCCGTCAACGCGGCAATACCGTCAAAATTGTGGTGCGCGAAATGCACGCCAGCTTGCGCTACAGCGACGAGCGCTTGTTACTGGCCTGCGGGGCCAATCTGATTGTGCCCCATGTTGCGCCATTGTCGCGTTTTCTCACGATGCTGGAAGGCATTCAGGGGCAGCGCTTCTCACGCCATGTTCCCCAAGATATCAATGCGTTACTGGAAGCATTGCGCCCCCTTCAGCTCAAAGGCTATCTGCCCCCCACCGAGTTCTACCAATCGGTGTTGCAGTTAATGAACAACACCTTGTTACCAGAAAACGGTAAAGGTGTACTGGTGGCGCTGCGGGCAGTACCGGGACTACAGGCGCGTCAGGCGCTGACACTGTGCCATTTGCGCCGCTATGGCGACGTGGTGACGGTATCTGATAATCGGTTGTTATTATTCCTTTCAACCTGCCGCATCAATGACTTAGATACTGCGTTAAGTCATATTTTCCGCTTACCGGTAGCCGAAGCATTCAGTAACCGGCTGGTGTGGTATCAGGATCAGGAGATCATCTCAGAGATGAACCGCATGATGAATACTCCCGAGGCATGGCAAAGCACCGGCGATAAAAAGACTTATAAACAAGAAGTTGATATGCCAGAGCAAGCGGAACGCACCCGGCGCACCCCCGTGCCACTGACACTGAATACCGGCCACCGTCAGGAGACCCTCTCATGA
- the dppC gene encoding dipeptide ABC transporter permease DppC yields MSQLTESTVKSAPKPMTPMQEFWHYFKRNKGAVIGLFYIIIMLVIAAGATWLAPHGPAEQFRDALLKPPVWEAGGSWKFILGTDDVGRDVLSRLMYGARLSLLVGCLVVVLSLVMGVVFGLLAGYFGGIVDAIIMRVVDIMLALPSLLLALVLVAVFGPSIVNASLALTFVALPHYVRLTRAAVLVEVNRDYVTASRVAGAGAMRQMFINILPNCLAPLIVQASLGFSNAILDMAALGFLGMGAQPPTPEWGTMLSDVLQFAQSAWWVVTFPGVAILLTVLAFNLMGDGLRDALDPKLKQ; encoded by the coding sequence ATGTCTCAACTTACTGAGTCTACAGTAAAAAGTGCGCCGAAGCCGATGACTCCAATGCAGGAGTTTTGGCACTATTTCAAGCGCAATAAAGGGGCTGTAATCGGCCTGTTTTACATCATTATTATGCTGGTAATTGCCGCAGGTGCTACCTGGCTTGCCCCACATGGGCCGGCAGAGCAATTTCGCGATGCATTGCTAAAGCCCCCAGTCTGGGAAGCGGGCGGTAGCTGGAAATTCATTCTCGGTACCGATGATGTGGGCCGCGATGTCTTGTCCCGTCTGATGTACGGTGCTCGCCTCTCGCTGTTGGTTGGTTGTCTGGTGGTGGTGCTGTCGCTGGTGATGGGCGTGGTTTTCGGTTTACTGGCCGGTTATTTCGGTGGGATTGTCGATGCCATCATCATGCGTGTGGTCGATATCATGCTGGCACTGCCAAGCCTGTTGTTGGCACTGGTGTTGGTGGCGGTATTCGGCCCTTCCATTGTGAATGCCTCGCTGGCGCTAACCTTTGTCGCCTTGCCGCACTACGTGCGATTGACGCGAGCTGCCGTACTGGTTGAGGTAAATCGCGACTACGTTACGGCCTCAAGAGTGGCCGGTGCGGGTGCGATGCGCCAAATGTTTATCAATATTTTGCCAAACTGCCTTGCGCCATTGATCGTGCAGGCTTCTCTCGGCTTCTCTAACGCCATTCTGGATATGGCGGCTCTCGGCTTCCTCGGCATGGGTGCACAACCGCCAACACCAGAGTGGGGCACCATGCTCTCTGATGTGTTGCAGTTTGCCCAAAGCGCCTGGTGGGTCGTGACCTTCCCCGGTGTGGCGATTCTGCTGACGGTTCTGGCGTTTAACCTGATGGGGGACGGCCTGCGTGATGCTCTCGACCCCAAACTCAAGCAGTAA
- the bcsR gene encoding cellulose biosynthesis protein BcsR, producing the protein MKTIINRFHEKTSLEAQDDLLALSQAFSLPTLSYIDIVRQERLTQMMARWPLLAELAQSAGSE; encoded by the coding sequence ATGAAGACGATAATAAATCGATTCCATGAGAAAACTTCACTTGAAGCTCAGGATGATCTACTAGCATTAAGTCAGGCTTTCTCGTTACCCACGTTAAGTTATATCGATATTGTTCGTCAGGAACGATTAACCCAAATGATGGCTCGCTGGCCATTGCTGGCCGAGTTGGCACAATCCGCAGGGAGTGAATAG
- the dppF gene encoding dipeptide ABC transporter ATP-binding subunit DppF has product MKNESQATKPLLQAIDLKKYYPVKKGLFAPERLVKALDGVSFTLERGKTLAVVGESGCGKSTLGRLLTMIEIPTGGELYYQGQDLLKPDESAEKLRRQKIQIVFQNPYGSLNPRKKVGQILEEPLQINTKLSSKERREKTLAMMAKVGLKTEHYDRYPHMFSGGQRQRIAIARGLMLNPDVVIADEPVSALDVSVRAQVLNLMMDLQQELGLSYVFISHDLSVVEHIADEVMVMYLGRCVEKGSKEAIFNNPRHPYTQALLSATPRLNPDMRRERIKLTGELPSPMSPPPGCAFNARCRRAFGTCTQLQPQLKQYGDQMVACFAIDQDEAEKAG; this is encoded by the coding sequence ATGAAAAATGAATCACAGGCAACCAAGCCACTGTTGCAAGCCATTGATTTAAAAAAATACTATCCGGTCAAAAAAGGGTTATTTGCGCCGGAACGTCTGGTTAAAGCTCTGGATGGTGTTTCATTCACTTTAGAGCGCGGCAAAACATTGGCGGTGGTTGGCGAATCTGGCTGTGGGAAATCCACTCTCGGCCGCTTACTGACCATGATAGAAATCCCAACCGGAGGTGAACTTTACTACCAAGGTCAGGATTTGCTCAAGCCAGATGAAAGTGCTGAGAAGCTGCGGCGGCAGAAAATCCAGATTGTGTTCCAGAACCCTTATGGTTCGTTGAACCCGCGTAAGAAAGTGGGGCAGATCCTGGAAGAACCGCTGCAAATCAATACCAAACTTAGCAGCAAAGAGCGCCGCGAAAAAACATTGGCGATGATGGCGAAAGTCGGCCTGAAAACCGAGCATTATGACCGTTATCCGCATATGTTCTCCGGTGGTCAGCGCCAGCGTATCGCCATTGCGCGCGGGTTGATGTTGAACCCGGATGTGGTGATTGCTGATGAACCGGTTTCTGCGCTGGATGTGTCAGTGCGGGCACAGGTATTGAACCTGATGATGGATTTACAACAAGAGCTGGGGCTGTCGTATGTCTTTATCTCCCATGACTTGTCAGTGGTTGAACATATTGCTGATGAAGTGATGGTGATGTATCTGGGCCGTTGTGTTGAAAAAGGCAGCAAAGAGGCCATTTTCAATAATCCGCGTCACCCTTATACGCAAGCATTGTTATCTGCTACGCCACGGTTGAACCCGGATATGCGCCGCGAGCGTATTAAGTTGACTGGTGAATTGCCGAGCCCAATGAGCCCACCGCCAGGTTGTGCGTTCAATGCGCGTTGCCGTCGGGCATTTGGCACTTGTACTCAGTTGCAGCCGCAATTGAAGCAGTACGGCGACCAAATGGTAGCTTGTTTTGCTATTGATCAGGATGAAGCGGAAAAAGCCGGTTAA
- the bcsA gene encoding UDP-forming cellulose synthase catalytic subunit, with amino-acid sequence MNRLMRMLFLTPVYQGMRRRYHLYMQQGCTVLTAFLTTLALPLCWIFLRLESPSWQSVIQHRTYWFPQISPNRPRLGDGLRYLLQGLWLLLIRPQSDGDKKRQPAAVGKGWVKNKRQGYISWLGSVPQRFELQKIEKSVATRLSQLSRRTRRILFIILGIFTGILALLCISQPFGMMAQFVFVLLLWAIAMVVRRVPGRLPTLMLIVLSLTVSCRYLWWRYTETLNWDDPVSLVCGLLLLLAETYAWVVLVLGYFQTIWPLNRQPVPMPEDINSWPTIDLMVPTYNEDLGVVKPTIYAALGIDWPKDKINIYILDDGNRPAFKAFAAEVGVRYIARPTHEHAKAGNINNALKQATGEFVAIFDCDHVPTRSFLQLTVGWFFKDKKLGMIQTPHHFFSPDPFERNLGRFRQTPNEGTLFYGLVQDGNDMWDATFFCGSCAVLRRSALDEVGGIAVETVTEDAHTSLRLHRKGYTSAYIRIPQAAGLATESLSAHIGQRIRWARGMVQIFRLDNPLLGKGLKFVQRLCYANAMLHFLSGIPRLIFLTAPLAFLLLHAYIIFAPALAIALYVLPHMIHASLTNSRLQGKYRHSFWSEIYETVLAWYIARPTTVALLNPHKGTFNVTAKGGLVEAQHVDWVITRPYMALVLLNLAGLIAGLWRLGYGPATEIMTVVISLVWVIYNMTILGGAVAVAVEAKQVRQSHRVEIAMPAAVARADGHLFSCTLRDYSDGGVGIEMREAGLLKDGEAVHLLLKRGAQEYTFPCEVTRAFGTKVGMRMHQLSVSQHIDFIQCTFARADTWALWQDGFPEDKPIESLRDVLALGFRGYVRMASYAPPVIRNVLIGFTSLIAWIASFVPHGVDKNQAPSSQGQTVAQH; translated from the coding sequence ATGAATCGCCTGATGCGGATGTTATTCCTCACCCCGGTCTATCAGGGGATGCGCCGCCGCTATCATCTCTATATGCAGCAAGGCTGTACTGTGCTTACCGCTTTTCTCACCACGCTGGCGCTGCCGCTGTGTTGGATATTCCTACGTCTCGAGTCCCCAAGTTGGCAGAGTGTGATACAACACCGCACTTACTGGTTCCCGCAAATTTCCCCCAATCGCCCACGTTTGGGAGATGGTTTACGTTATCTGCTGCAAGGGTTGTGGCTGCTATTAATTCGCCCGCAATCCGATGGTGATAAAAAACGTCAGCCAGCGGCCGTTGGTAAAGGTTGGGTAAAAAACAAAAGACAGGGGTATATCAGTTGGTTGGGGAGTGTGCCGCAGCGCTTTGAACTTCAGAAAATAGAGAAATCAGTCGCCACCCGATTGAGCCAACTTTCAAGGCGTACTCGCCGTATCCTGTTTATTATCTTAGGTATTTTTACCGGGATCTTAGCCCTGCTGTGTATCTCACAGCCATTCGGCATGATGGCGCAATTCGTGTTTGTATTGTTGCTGTGGGCTATTGCTATGGTGGTGCGGCGAGTGCCAGGGCGCTTACCTACCCTGATGCTGATTGTGTTGTCGTTAACAGTTTCCTGCCGCTACTTATGGTGGCGTTATACCGAAACCCTTAACTGGGATGACCCTGTCAGTCTGGTGTGCGGTTTATTATTACTGCTAGCCGAAACCTACGCTTGGGTAGTGTTGGTATTGGGTTATTTCCAGACTATTTGGCCGCTCAACCGCCAACCAGTGCCTATGCCGGAAGATATCAATAGCTGGCCAACCATTGATTTGATGGTGCCGACTTATAACGAAGACCTCGGTGTGGTGAAACCAACCATTTATGCCGCGCTGGGTATTGATTGGCCGAAAGATAAAATCAATATCTATATTCTGGATGATGGTAACCGGCCCGCGTTTAAAGCATTCGCCGCAGAAGTGGGGGTGCGCTACATTGCCCGCCCTACTCATGAGCATGCCAAAGCAGGCAATATCAATAATGCGCTGAAACAGGCTACCGGTGAGTTTGTCGCTATCTTTGACTGTGACCACGTGCCCACCCGCTCTTTCCTGCAACTGACCGTCGGCTGGTTCTTTAAAGATAAAAAGCTCGGCATGATTCAGACGCCGCATCACTTTTTCTCACCTGATCCCTTTGAGCGCAATCTGGGGCGTTTTCGTCAAACCCCGAATGAAGGCACGTTATTCTACGGCTTGGTACAAGACGGTAACGATATGTGGGATGCGACTTTCTTCTGTGGCTCCTGCGCCGTGTTGCGCCGCAGTGCGCTAGATGAGGTCGGGGGGATCGCGGTGGAAACGGTTACCGAAGATGCTCATACCTCATTGCGTCTGCACCGCAAAGGTTACACCTCAGCTTATATTCGTATTCCGCAGGCGGCCGGATTAGCAACCGAAAGCTTGTCCGCACATATCGGACAGCGTATCCGCTGGGCGCGTGGCATGGTGCAAATCTTCCGGTTGGATAACCCGCTGCTGGGCAAAGGGCTGAAATTTGTCCAGCGCTTGTGCTACGCCAACGCCATGTTGCACTTCTTATCCGGCATTCCGCGTTTGATCTTCCTGACCGCGCCGCTGGCATTCCTGTTGCTGCATGCTTACATCATTTTCGCCCCCGCACTGGCCATTGCCCTTTATGTGTTGCCGCATATGATTCACGCCAGCCTGACCAATTCGCGCTTACAGGGTAAATATCGCCACTCATTCTGGAGTGAAATCTATGAAACGGTGCTGGCCTGGTATATTGCCCGCCCGACCACCGTGGCGCTGCTCAATCCGCATAAAGGGACATTTAACGTCACGGCAAAAGGCGGTTTAGTCGAAGCGCAGCATGTGGATTGGGTGATAACCCGCCCTTATATGGCGCTGGTATTGCTAAATCTGGCCGGTTTGATTGCGGGCTTGTGGCGCTTGGGTTATGGCCCGGCGACTGAAATCATGACCGTGGTGATTAGCCTGGTGTGGGTCATTTATAATATGACGATTTTAGGCGGGGCTGTAGCGGTGGCGGTTGAAGCCAAACAAGTTCGCCAATCCCACCGTGTCGAGATTGCCATGCCCGCAGCGGTGGCGCGTGCTGATGGTCACTTGTTCTCCTGTACCCTGCGTGACTATTCCGATGGTGGGGTGGGGATCGAAATGCGTGAAGCCGGGTTACTGAAAGATGGCGAAGCGGTACATCTGCTGCTTAAACGCGGCGCACAGGAATATACCTTCCCGTGTGAAGTCACCCGCGCCTTTGGCACTAAAGTCGGGATGCGGATGCATCAACTGAGCGTGTCCCAACATATTGATTTTATACAGTGTACTTTTGCTCGCGCTGACACGTGGGCGCTGTGGCAGGATGGCTTCCCAGAAGATAAACCGATTGAAAGCCTGCGTGATGTTTTGGCGCTGGGCTTTAGAGGCTATGTCCGTATGGCCAGCTATGCTCCGCCGGTGATTCGAAATGTATTGATAGGATTTACCTCCCTGATTGCCTGGATTGCATCGTTTGTACCCCACGGCGTGGATAAAAATCAGGCTCCGAGTAGCCAGGGCCAGACAGTGGCTCAACATTGA
- the bcsG gene encoding cellulose biosynthesis protein BcsG, giving the protein MNAKNKQQESQSPWRYWRGLGAWNYYFLLKFALLWFGYLNFHPLANLVFLAFLLFPIPAYRVHRWRNWLAIPIGIGLLYHDTWLPGINSIMSQGSQITGFSFSYLFELLSRFINWAMIGTAFVILVGYLFISQWIRVTVFVVAAMIWLNVAGIAGPAFSLAPTAETAATTVPASTDQPSATGSSPVEAGGPPTDANLTAHLNAFYEQEKTRHTTFPASLPGDAQPFDLLIINICSLSWSDIEAIQLDKHPLWGKFDILFKNFNSATAYSGPASIRLLRASCGQSSHKDLYQPQDQQCYLFDNLAKLGFTSQLMMDHSGVFGNYLQNIQDDGNMRAPMMSQKGISNQLASFDGEPIYNDLELLNRWLEQQKNGGDARSATFMNIIPLHDGNRFVGTNKTADYRTRAQTLFDQLNTFLEELEKSGRKVMVVVVPEHGAALVGDKMQMSGLRDIPSPGITHIPVGIKLIGMKAPQPASPVVVSAPSSYLAISELVARMVDGKVFSAENVDWQTLTQGLPETALISENDNAIVMQYQGKPYIRLNGGDWVPYPQ; this is encoded by the coding sequence ATGAACGCAAAAAATAAACAGCAAGAATCGCAGAGTCCGTGGCGCTATTGGCGCGGCCTGGGCGCATGGAACTACTACTTTCTGCTCAAATTTGCCCTACTGTGGTTTGGTTACCTGAACTTCCACCCGCTGGCAAATCTGGTGTTTCTGGCCTTTCTGCTGTTCCCGATCCCAGCATATCGTGTCCACCGCTGGCGTAATTGGCTAGCCATACCCATCGGTATCGGCCTGCTTTATCACGATACCTGGTTGCCCGGCATCAACAGCATCATGAGCCAAGGCTCGCAGATCACCGGCTTTAGCTTTAGCTATCTATTTGAATTACTTAGCCGTTTCATTAACTGGGCGATGATAGGAACAGCTTTCGTCATTCTGGTAGGCTACCTGTTTATTTCACAATGGATTCGCGTCACCGTTTTTGTCGTTGCCGCCATGATTTGGCTGAATGTCGCCGGTATTGCCGGGCCAGCATTTTCTCTGGCTCCCACTGCGGAAACGGCAGCGACAACAGTGCCAGCGAGCACAGATCAACCGTCAGCAACAGGAAGTAGCCCTGTTGAAGCCGGTGGGCCACCAACCGACGCAAATCTGACCGCTCATTTGAATGCTTTTTATGAGCAAGAGAAAACTCGTCACACGACATTCCCAGCATCTTTACCCGGTGACGCGCAACCCTTTGATTTATTAATTATTAATATCTGTTCACTGTCATGGTCAGATATTGAGGCCATTCAACTGGATAAACACCCGCTGTGGGGCAAGTTTGATATTCTGTTCAAAAACTTCAACTCAGCCACCGCCTACAGCGGCCCGGCGTCTATCCGCCTGTTACGCGCCAGCTGCGGCCAGTCATCCCATAAAGATCTGTATCAGCCACAAGATCAACAGTGCTATCTGTTTGATAATTTAGCTAAACTTGGGTTTACCTCACAGTTGATGATGGATCATTCCGGTGTCTTTGGTAACTATCTGCAAAACATCCAGGATGACGGCAATATGCGCGCACCGATGATGTCGCAGAAAGGTATTAGCAATCAATTGGCCTCCTTTGACGGCGAGCCGATTTATAACGATCTGGAACTACTGAATCGTTGGCTGGAACAACAGAAGAATGGCGGTGATGCACGCAGCGCAACTTTCATGAATATCATACCGTTACATGATGGTAACCGTTTCGTCGGTACCAACAAAACGGCGGATTATCGTACGCGCGCCCAAACCCTGTTTGACCAGTTGAATACCTTCCTTGAAGAGTTGGAAAAATCGGGGCGGAAGGTCATGGTGGTCGTGGTGCCAGAACACGGAGCTGCCTTGGTTGGCGATAAAATGCAGATGTCTGGTCTACGCGATATCCCAAGCCCTGGCATCACCCATATCCCCGTGGGGATTAAGCTGATTGGCATGAAAGCACCACAGCCTGCCAGCCCAGTAGTAGTCAGTGCGCCAAGCAGCTATCTGGCGATTTCGGAATTGGTGGCGCGTATGGTGGATGGCAAAGTATTTAGCGCCGAAAATGTGGACTGGCAAACACTGACACAAGGTTTACCCGAAACCGCCTTAATATCAGAAAATGATAATGCTATTGTGATGCAATATCAGGGCAAACCCTATATTCGGCTAAATGGCGGTGATTGGGTACCTTATCCCCAATAA